Proteins co-encoded in one Arachis stenosperma cultivar V10309 chromosome 7, arast.V10309.gnm1.PFL2, whole genome shotgun sequence genomic window:
- the LOC130939673 gene encoding uncharacterized protein LOC130939673 yields MMPLAESLSSVDAPTPRCHCGVRSPIRTAWKCDYPGRRFYGCYGYGTSRKCSFFQWYDPEPPPCYSDVIRRLLETNEGIRSENTELKKTRQELLDELRSLQQSLYETRADLEAAISASTVIEDNMLASVTTTRKRAVLITVLISTIILLVFLPVKIA; encoded by the exons ATGATGCCATTAGCAGAGAG CTTGTCCTCCGTCGATGCACCGACGCCTCGATGTCACTGTGGCGTGAGGTCGCCAATCAGAACCGCTTGGAAATGTGACTATCCGGGCAGAAGGTTTTATGGATGTTATGGGTATGGAACCAGCAGGAAATGCTCGTTCTTTCAGTGGTACGATCCAGAGCCCCCGCCTTGTTACTCCGATGTCATTCGCAGGTTGCTAGAAACGAACGAGGGCATTAGAAGCGAGAACACGGAGTTGAAGAAGACAAGACAGGAACTCCTAGACGAGCTGCGTTCTTTGCAACAGAGTTTATATGAAACAAGGGCAGATCTGGAGGCCGCCATTTCAGCCTCTACGGTCATAGAAGACAACATGCTTGCGAGTGTCACGACGACGAGGAAGCGAGCTGTTTTGATCACCGTGCTGATATCCACGATCATTTTGTTGGTTTTTTTACCGGTGAAGATTGCTTGA